Proteins from a genomic interval of Syngnathus acus chromosome 4, fSynAcu1.2, whole genome shotgun sequence:
- the c4h19orf44 gene encoding uncharacterized protein C19orf44 homolog isoform X2, with the protein MWRRGGTSDALKRARALLAAKSNKTQHSHNRAADADAKSRVSSPSGSEVLWDVSLLDSSREGRGAAAASHSPSKAGGGRFLKKPPPPIPHEDKQQPSPQASALKKLAQKESRILGRQREAESHTPIPGSASGPPPSRRSGRGTTPSVGAEATGSPQAGSSSRFSWSQSMDSDEEEALEPMLSQKRQRSASPSAHLPCRDGPSLSTRAEVRLVPSGCRFSGPPAPSSDLSGSALEEILSLEELFPLGCDNAAESNRGPSQSDLDVDVKTLEDVGSAYFGNTSEEQMQVPDERGDGDSVQMVDYESDFESTERTETGHRGSSGRVACRSTCRMMMRYRKLSGRQRRASIIHPRPVQKTGTRRVRPGRSCQRPALPRHAPDLLAASPSLPPHHHPASVLKTRRRRPTPTSGRRHTRPPWR; encoded by the exons ATGTGGCGGCGAGGCGGCACAAGTGACGCTCTCAAGCGGGCTCGGGCGCTGCTGGCCGCCAAGAGCAACAAAACCCAGCACAGCCACAACCGAGCAGCCGATGCG GACGCCAAAAGCCGAGTGTCTTCCCCAAGCGGCAGCGAGGTGTTGTGGGATGTGTCCCTGCTCGACTCGTCTCGGGAAGGACGAGGTGCCGCTGCCGCGTCTCACTCACCGTCCAAAGCCGGAGGAGGACGCTTCCTGAAGAAGCCACCACCTCCGATCCCGCACGAGGACAA ACAGCAGCCGTCCCCGCAGGCATCCGCCCTGAAGAAGCTGGCTCAGAAAGAGAGTCGCATCCTCGGCCGGCAGCGAGAAGCGGAATCTCATACCCCGATCCCGGGCTCGGCCTCAGGGCCCCCTCCATCGCGGCGAAGCGGTCGGGGTACGACACCCTCGGTGGGGGCCGAGGCGACCGGGTCTCCTCAGGCAGGTTCCAGCTCCCGATTCTCGTGGAGCCAAAGCATGGACAGCgatgaagaggaggccctGGAGCCG aTGCTCAGCCAAAAACGTCAGAGGTCGGCCTCCCCTTCGGCCCACCTCCCCTGCAGAGACGGTCCCTCCTTGAGCACCCGAGCTGAGGTCCGCCTCGTCCCCTCAGGATGCCGCTTCTCCGGGCCACCGGCACCCTCCTCTGATTTGTCCGGGTCAGCCCTGGAGGAGATTCTCTCGCTGGAAGAACTTTTCCCGCTCGGATGTGACAACGCCGCCGAGTCCAACCGAGGGCCCTCGCAAT CGGACCTTGATGTGGACGTGAAGACCTTGGAAGATGTTGGCTCCGCCTACTTCGGAAACACATCAGAAGAACAAATGCAG GTGCCGGACGAGCGCGGTGACGGAGACTCAGTCCAAATGGTCGACTACGAAAGTGACTTCGAAAGCACCGAACGGACAGAAACAGGTCACCGGGGCAGCAGCGGACGTGTCGC GTGTCGGAGCACCTGCCGTATGATGATGAGGTATCGGAAGCTGTCGGGTCGGCAGCGGCGTGCAAGCATTATTCATCCAAGGCCAGTACAAAAGACTGGGACACGACGTGTACGTCCCGGACGGTCTTGTCAGCGTCCGGCACTCCCGCGTCACGCGCCGGATCTTTTGGCCGCGagtccctcccttcctcctcaCCATCACCCGGCGAGCGTTTTAAAGACACGGCGGCGCAGACCGACACCGACGTCTGGTCGGCGGCACACGCGCCCTCCTTGGCGCTGA
- the c4h19orf44 gene encoding uncharacterized protein C19orf44 homolog isoform X1: protein MWRRGGTSDALKRARALLAAKSNKTQHSHNRAADADAKSRVSSPSGSEVLWDVSLLDSSREGRGAAAASHSPSKAGGGRFLKKPPPPIPHEDKQQPSPQASALKKLAQKESRILGRQREAESHTPIPGSASGPPPSRRSGRGTTPSVGAEATGSPQAGSSSRFSWSQSMDSDEEEALEPMLSQKRQRSASPSAHLPCRDGPSLSTRAEVRLVPSGCRFSGPPAPSSDLSGSALEEILSLEELFPLGCDNAAESNRGPSQSDLDVDVKTLEDVGSAYFGNTSEEQMQVPDERGDGDSVQMVDYESDFESTERTETGHRGSSGRVACAHASMPVSEHLPYDDEVSEAVGSAAACKHYSSKASTKDWDTTCTSRTVLSASGTPASRAGSFGRESLPSSSPSPGERFKDTAAQTDTDVWSAAHAPSLALNDLLRRRLAVTRRLARSSRRKRDDVIASLGPPTYAYATLHQTMELIGQTKAARVSEAHT, encoded by the exons ATGTGGCGGCGAGGCGGCACAAGTGACGCTCTCAAGCGGGCTCGGGCGCTGCTGGCCGCCAAGAGCAACAAAACCCAGCACAGCCACAACCGAGCAGCCGATGCG GACGCCAAAAGCCGAGTGTCTTCCCCAAGCGGCAGCGAGGTGTTGTGGGATGTGTCCCTGCTCGACTCGTCTCGGGAAGGACGAGGTGCCGCTGCCGCGTCTCACTCACCGTCCAAAGCCGGAGGAGGACGCTTCCTGAAGAAGCCACCACCTCCGATCCCGCACGAGGACAA ACAGCAGCCGTCCCCGCAGGCATCCGCCCTGAAGAAGCTGGCTCAGAAAGAGAGTCGCATCCTCGGCCGGCAGCGAGAAGCGGAATCTCATACCCCGATCCCGGGCTCGGCCTCAGGGCCCCCTCCATCGCGGCGAAGCGGTCGGGGTACGACACCCTCGGTGGGGGCCGAGGCGACCGGGTCTCCTCAGGCAGGTTCCAGCTCCCGATTCTCGTGGAGCCAAAGCATGGACAGCgatgaagaggaggccctGGAGCCG aTGCTCAGCCAAAAACGTCAGAGGTCGGCCTCCCCTTCGGCCCACCTCCCCTGCAGAGACGGTCCCTCCTTGAGCACCCGAGCTGAGGTCCGCCTCGTCCCCTCAGGATGCCGCTTCTCCGGGCCACCGGCACCCTCCTCTGATTTGTCCGGGTCAGCCCTGGAGGAGATTCTCTCGCTGGAAGAACTTTTCCCGCTCGGATGTGACAACGCCGCCGAGTCCAACCGAGGGCCCTCGCAAT CGGACCTTGATGTGGACGTGAAGACCTTGGAAGATGTTGGCTCCGCCTACTTCGGAAACACATCAGAAGAACAAATGCAG GTGCCGGACGAGCGCGGTGACGGAGACTCAGTCCAAATGGTCGACTACGAAAGTGACTTCGAAAGCACCGAACGGACAGAAACAGGTCACCGGGGCAGCAGCGGACGTGTCGCGTGCGCACACGCAAGCATGCCT GTGTCGGAGCACCTGCCGTATGATGATGAGGTATCGGAAGCTGTCGGGTCGGCAGCGGCGTGCAAGCATTATTCATCCAAGGCCAGTACAAAAGACTGGGACACGACGTGTACGTCCCGGACGGTCTTGTCAGCGTCCGGCACTCCCGCGTCACGCGCCGGATCTTTTGGCCGCGagtccctcccttcctcctcaCCATCACCCGGCGAGCGTTTTAAAGACACGGCGGCGCAGACCGACACCGACGTCTGGTCGGCGGCACACGCGCCCTCCTTGGCGCTGAATGACctgctgcggcggcggctggcCGTCACACGCCGCTTGGCGAGAAGCAGCCGCAGGAAACGTGACGACGTCATCGCCAGCCTGGGCCCGCCCACCTACGCCTACGCCACGTTGCACCAAACCATGGAG CTCATCGGTCAAACAAAGGCGGCCAGAGTGAGCGAGGCACACACGTGA
- the LOC119121612 gene encoding excitatory amino acid transporter 5-like, producing MAVALEAVWLRVKNVCKQNGLLIMSVLAVVIGCLLGFFLRTKRLSEQEVKYFQFPGELLMRMLKMLILPLVVSSLMSGLAALDAKCSSRLGLITVSYYLWTTFVAVIVGIVMVSVIHPGGAAQKEDSEDSSKPIMSSADALLDLIRNMFPANLVQATFQQYRTSSQYTVQTKPTLAQTPSQLVTRRPLIYGIQDDNGSDVQNFSLDLTPPPDVLVKTKEGTSDGMNVLGIVIFSATMGIMLGRMGPNGSALVNFCQSLNEAVLKIVAIVIWYFPFGIVFLVAGKILEMSDPSAMGKKLGFYAVTVVFGLVLHGLFILPAMYFFITKKSPIVYIRGILQALLIALATSSSSATLPITFKCLLENNHIDRRIIRFVLPVGATINMDGTALYEAVAAIFIAQVNNYELDFGQIITISITATAASIGAAGIPQAGLVTMVIVLTSVGLPTDDISLIIAVDWALDRFRTMVNVMGDALATGIMAHICRKDFIKEGDGVPLMCESHTGAGVVAPLMNCHNTNSNYRLPSKHTPVQPEVARLMQLEEGLRAPPDRRKPRAPPQHPRKNKDHCAVDMNGLETKV from the exons ATGGCGGTGGCGCTGGAGGCCGTTTGGCTGAGGGTAAAGAATGtctgcaaacaaaatggcctccTCATCATGTCTGTGCTGGCCGTTGTCATCGGCTGCCTCCTGGGATTCTTCCTCAGGACTAAGCGGCTCTCCGAGCAG GAAGTGAAATATTTCCAGTTTCCCGGTGAGCTACTGATGAGGATGCTGAAGATGTTGATTCTGCCTCTGGTCGTGTCCAG TTTGATGTCGGGCCTGGCGGCGCTGGACGCCAAGTGCTCCAGTCGGCTAGGCCTGATCACCGTGTCCTACTACCTGTGGACCACCTTCGTGGCCGTTATCGTGGGCATCGTCATGGTATCCGTCATCCACCCGGGCGGCGCCGCCCAGAAGGAGGACTCAGAGGACAGCAGCAAGCCCATCATGAGCTCAGCCGACGCTCTGCTTGACCTCATCCG GAACATGTTCCCGGCCAATCTGGTGCAGGCTACCTTTCAACAG taTCGAACCAGCAGCCAGTACACAGTGCAGACCAAGCCCACGTTGGCCCAGACACCGTCCCAGTTGGTCACGAGGCGACCGCTGATCTACGGCATCCAGGACGACAACGGAAGTGACGTCCAGAACTTCTCACTGGACCTGACGCCGCCCCCCGACGTGCTGGTCAAAACCAAGGAGGGGACCAGTGACGGGATGAATGTCCTGGGCATCGTCATCTTCTCTGCCACCATGG GCATcatgttgggcaggatgggtCCAAACGGCAGCGCCTTGGTCAACTTCTGCCAGAGTTTGAATGAGGCTGTGCTCAAAATAGTCGCCATCGTTATTTG GTACTTCCCGTTCGGGATCGTGTTCCTGGTGGCGGGCAAGATCCTGGAGATGAGCGACCCCTCGGCCATGGGGAAGAAGTTGGGCTTCTACGCGGTCACGGTGGTCTTCGGCCTGGTGCTGCACGGCCTCTTCATTCTGCCCGCCATGTACTTCTTCATCACCAAGAAGAGTCCCATCGTCTACATTCGTGGAATCCTGCAGGCGCTCCTCATAGCCCTGGCCACCTCATCCAG CTCGGCCACGCTGCCTATCACCTTCAAGTGCCTCCTGGAGAACAACCACATCGATCGGCGCATCATCCGCTTCGTTCTGCCCGTGGGCGCCACCATCAACATGGACGGCACAGCACTCTACGAGGCCGTGGCCGCCATCTTTATTGCGCAGGTTAACAACTATGAGCTGGACTTTGGGCAGATCATCACCATCAG CATCACAGCCACAGCCGCCAGCATCGGCGCGGCAGGCATCCCCCAAGCGGGCCTGGTCACCATGGTGATCGTGCTCACCTCCGTTGGCCTGCCGACCGACGACATCAGCCTCATCATCGCCGTCGATTGGGCGCT AGATCGATTCCGCACCATGGTCAACGTCATGGGTGACGCCCTCGCCACCGGAATCATGGCCCACATCTGCAGGAAGGACTTTATCAAGGAAGGAGACGGG GTGCCGCTCATGTGCGAGAGCCACACCGGCGCCGGCGTGGTGGCTCCACTCATGAACTGCCACAACACCAACAGCAACTACCGGCTGCCGTCCAAGCACACACCGGTACAGCCCGAGGTGGCGCGCCTCATGCAGCTGGAGGAGGGCTTGCGGGCCCCGCCCGACAGAAGAAAGCCGCGCGCCCCCCCGCAACATCCCAGGAAGAACAAGGACCATTGTGCAGTGGACATGAATGGCTTGGAGACCAAAGTGTGA